The Treponema sp. OMZ 790 genome includes the window CTGGGAGATTTATTTGCCAACATAGTGGCCTATCTTCAAAACGGAGCAAAGTTTAAGGACATTGTAAAAGTTATGTGGCTTTATATTCCGAAATGTATTGCTTACTCCGTGCCTCTGGCTATTTTGTTTGCCGGCTCATATACTATGGGAAACTTATATGCGCGGAATGAACTAACATCTATTTTTTCTGCAGGAATATCTTTGGGCCGCTTTACTCTTCCTCTTTTGGTTTTGGGATTTTTCTTTTCTGTAGGAATGATTTTTTTTGAAGACTATATCGTTATAAAATATTTTTATGAAAAAACAAAGCTTTCAAAAAAACTTTTACAAGAAGAAGAAAGCTTAGATACTCAGGATTTGGTAATTTTATCCGAACTCGGAAAAATTGTGTACACGGCCGATTATTTTAATGCTGAAGCACAAACCCTTTCAAATGCTTATATAATAATTCGTGATGAAGATGGAAATTTGTCGTTTATCATCAAAAGCTCCTATATGGTTTGGGAGAATGACCGTTGGAGAACGGATGATGTTGAAGTTTACGGTTTCAATGAAAAAAATCTTGTAAGCCGGCTAAATTATATTCCGGATGATATAATCCTTTCGGAGCCGCCTTCAAACTTTCAAAAAAATTTGAGTTCCGTTGATGAAATGAGAATTTCTGAAGCTCAAGCATTTATTGCAAATCTTAAAAAAAACGGTCTTCCGTATTATGAAGCTCTTTCAAAATATCACAGACGTTTTTCGTTTCCGTTTACTATTTTTATAGTACTGTTTTTTTCGATTTCACTCGGCGGCAAATTTAAAAAGAATATTCTGTTGATGAGTATCTTGTTTAGTTTAGGAATAGCAACCTTGTTTTATGTTACCGAAATGGTTACCATGCTGAGTGCAAAATGGGAATACATATCTCCGCTTGCAGGAGCTTGGACACCTATTTTGATTTTTTTCGGTTTGAGCATGTATTTATTAAAAAATTCGAGGACATAAGCTCTCATCTTTATTTCTTTTATTTTGTGTGTTTCGGTTATAACCTCTTCCCCCACTTGAAGCTGAATACTTCTTTGTGATAAAATAGCACCACTATACTTTAGGAGCAAGAGTATGAGATGGAAGAATAAAAAAATCCCTGAGGGAGAGTTTATGGAGATGAGAGAAGAGATTCTCCAAACATGGCCCACGGGAAAGGATGTTGACTTAAAAGAGTCTATCGATTATCTAAAGAAAATCCCGCCTGAAAAGAATTTTGCAATCAAACTTGAACAAGCTGATAAAGAAGGCATTACTACGGCGCAGCCTCGTGCAGGTGTTCCCCTATTGGACGAACACATCAACTTATTAAAGTTTTTACAGGATGAGGGCGGTGCCGACTTTTTACCGAGTACCATTGACGCTTATACGCGCCAAAATAGATATGAAGAGGGTGAGGCCGGTATTGAGGCTTCAAAGAGGGCCGGCCGCTCTTTAATGAACGGTTTCCCTGTCGTAAACTGGGGAGTGGGACCCTGCCGCCAAGTTTTGGAAGCCGTAAACCTTCCCTTGCAGGCAAGACACGGAACCCCCGATGCCCGTCTACTTTCAGAGATTATCCACGCAGGAGGCTACACCTCCAACGAAGGCGGAGGAATAAGCTATAACGTTCCCTACGCAAAGGCCGTTTCAATCGAACACAGTATTATGTGCTGGCAATATGCCGACCGTCTTGTAGGTTTTTATGAAGAAAACGGAGTCCACCTAAACAGAGAACCCTTCGGCCCTCTTACAGGAACCCTCGTTCCTCCCTCTGTTGCCATTGCAGTAGGCGTTATTGAAGCCTTGCTTGCAGCAGAGCAGGGCGTCAAAAGCATCACTGTAGGCTACGGTATGTGCGGAAACATGACGCAGGACGTTGCTGCCGTAATTTCTTTAAGAGAAATTACCAAAGACTATATGAAAAAGTTCGGCTACAAAGACATGTGCATCACCACCGTTTTCCATCAATGGATGGGAGGCTTCCCTGCAGACGAGTCCAGGGCTTACGGTCTTATTTCTTTGGGAAGCACAACAGCTGCTCTTTCAGGAGCAACAAAGGTAATCGTCAAAACACCGCATGAAGCTTTCGGTATTCCTACCAAGGAAGCCAATGCAGGAGGCATCAAGGCAACCAAGATGGTTCTAAACCTCTTAAAGGGCCAGCGCTATCCCGATTCAAAAATTCTCGCTCAAGAAATTGAACTTATCAAGGCTGAAACAAAGTGTATTATGGACAGGGTCTATGAGATAGGAGGCGGTGACTTGGTTGAAGGCACTATCAAGGCCTTTGAAGCCGGAGTAATCGACATTCCATTTGCGCCTTCTCAGTACAATGCCGGAAAGGTAATGCCTGCCCGCGACAATGACGGATGTATCCGCTACCTCATGCCGGGAAATCTTCCCTTCACAAAGGATATTCTCGACTTTAACAGGAGTAAACTTGAAGAGAGGGCTAAGGCCGACAACAGGGCCGTTGACTTCCAGATGTCGGTTGATGATGTTTATGCCGTAAGTTCCGGTGTTCTCGTAGGAAGACCCGCTAAACACTAAAATTATATTAGGAGTTTTGATAAACAGTTCGGCACATCTGCCTCACTGTTTATCTGAAGAGTTTGCCTTTCAGGCAAACATCGCATTGTTTATATGTAGTTTTGCATAAGCAAAACTACTTTGAAAAAAGTCTTTTTCAGGATTTGATTCGCTATCCGCTTTAGCGGATACGATGAAAAATTTCCTTGCAGAACAGAGCCATAAGGCTCTGATAATCCTTCAAAAGACTTTTTATAGGAGTTTTGATAAACACTTCGACTTGAAATACAAGTCTCCATGTTATCGTGTTATAAGGAGTATTAAAGATGAAAATTGTTGATGTTGTTTGCGCAGAAGGAAAAACAGGATTCTATTTTGATGACCAAAAGGCTATCAAGATGGGCGCAGGTCATGACGGATTTTTCTATACCGGAAAACCCGTAACCGAGGGCTTTACCTCAATCAGACAGGCAGGTGAGGCTATTTCCGTTATGTTTGTTCTTGAAGACGGTCAGGTCGCATACGGTGACTGTGCTGCTGTACAGTATTCCGGAGCAGGCGGACGCGATCCCCTCTTTTTGGCAAAGGACTTTATTCCCGTAATCGAAAAGGACATAAAGCCCCTCTTTGTAGGAAAAGAGATTACCAATTTTAGAGAAATGGCAAAAACCTTTGAAGAGCATAAGGTAAACGGAAAGAGAATGCACACGGCTCTCCGCTACGGTATTTCTCAGGCTATTCTCGATGCAGTTGCAAAGGCCCGGCACATAACGATGGCTGAAGTTGTTGTAGACGAATACAAGACCGGCTGTCAAATAAAGAGAATCCCGATCTTCACTCAGTCGGGCGACGACCGCTATTTAAATGCCGATAAGATGATTATCAAGCAGGCTGAAGTTCTCCCCCACGGTCTATTTAACAATGTTGAAGAAAAAACCGGTAAAAACGGCGAAAAACTTTTGGAATATGTTAAGTGGCTCAAAACAAGAGTAGAAACCATGAGGACTTGTAAGGACTACAATCCCATCTTCCATATTGACGTATACGGCACAATCGGAGACTTTACAAATAACGATGTTCCCAAGATGACAGCCTATCTTAAAACCTTGGAAGAAGCTGCTTCTCCTTTCAAATTAAGAATCGAAGGCCCCATGGATATGGGCGACAGAGAAAAACAGATGCAGGTGCTTGCAGCTCTTACAAAGAGCCTTGACGATAACGGCGTAAATGTAGAGCTTGTTGCCGATGAATGGTGCAACACCCTCGAAGACATTCAGTACTTTGCCGATAACCGCGCAGGCCACATGATTCAGATTAAGACCCCTGATCTCGGAGGAATTAACAACACAATCGAAGCCATTCTTTACTGCAAGGAAAAGGGAGTAGGAGCCTATTGCGGAGGTACATGTAACGAAACCAACCGCTCGGCCGAAGTTATCGTAAACTGCTCTGTTGCAGCCGGTGCTGCCCAGCAGCTTGCAAAACCCGGTATGGGTGTTGACGAAGGCTACATGATCATCAATAACGAGATGAACCGAATCGTTGCCTTAGCCAATCGAAAATAAGTTGTTTTGTGTAACCAATAAAAAGTGAGATTTATTTTGCCTCACTTTTTTAAGAGTTTCGATAAACAGAGATACACAAATAGTGCTTCTCTGTTTATCTTTGAGTTTATTTTTAAATTAGGAGGACAATATGAAAAACGTTAAGAAAATCTTCTTTGTGCTGAGCTTGCTTTTGGCTGCCGGTACCATGGTTTTTGCAGGAGGAGCAAAAGAGTCAAATCTTCCCTCGATTGATTTAAATGCGGATAGGGCCGGAATTCCCATTGTAATACCTGAAAAGGTAGAAAGAATTATTTCGATGGCTCCGTCTGCTACCGAAATTCTAATCGACTTGGGCCTTACCGATAAGATTATTGCGGGAGACACCAACACGCAAAAGGACGGGCTTTTAAAACAAGATATTCCCTATTTTGATATGATGAAACCCGATGCCGAAAAACTCATCGCCTTAAAGCCGGATGTAGTTTTTATTTCGGGTATGTCAAATGCAAAGGGAAACACTCCTTTTTCGCCCTTAATTGATGCAGGTATTTGTGTTATAAGCATTCCTTCTTCTTCAAGCATAGAAGCTATCTATCTTGATATTGCATACATTGCTGCTGTTGTAAAACAAGAAGGAATGGGAGCAAAAATTATTTCAAACATGAAAAAAGAAATTGAAGCTATCCGGAAGAAGGGCGCTTCCATTGCCGAAGACAAAAAGAAAAAGGTTTACTTTGAAATCGGAGCCGCACCCTATATGTACAGTCTGGGAACCGGAACCTTCATTCATGAGATGATTGAAATTATAGGAGCAAAAAATATTCTTGCCGATCAAAAAAGCTGGATAGCCGTTTCTGATGAAATGGTCTTATCGAAAGATCCCGATATCATTTTAACCAATGTAAGCTATATACCTAACCCAATCGATGAAATAATGGCTAGGCCGGGCTGGGGGACTCTTAAGGCTGTAAAGGGTAAACAGGTTTTTGCTGTTGATAATAATTCCTCATCAAGGCCTAACCACAACATTATTAAGGCCTTAAAAGAAATGGCTAAAGCCGTCTATCCCGAAATTTACAAATAATGAAAATTCAATTCAAGCTTGCAGGTTTTATAACGGTCTGCATTCTTGTTCTCATCTTGGGGATTGGAATAGGCTCGGTCTTTGTTCCGCCCCAAGATATCATTAAAATCATCCTTTCAAAAATAGCTCAAAAAGAAATTTTAAGTATTCAAGAAACTTTTATTGCAATAGTCTGGAATGTGAGACTGCCCAGGGTTCTGGTAGGATTTTTGGCAGGCGGAGCATTGGCGGTAAGCGGTGCAGTCATGCAAAGCATTTTAAAAAACCCCTTGGCTTCTTCTTACACCATGGGCGTTTCGTCGGGGGCTGCCCTCGGAGCCGCTCTGGTAATTTTGACGGGGTTCCATCTACCTCTGATACCGGCATTTACCCTTCCCCTTGCAGGAACTATTTCGGGTCTTTTTACGGTCTACGCTTCGGTTAAATTTGCAGCCCTGGTTGATAGGAATTTTGAAAACTCGACGATTATCTTAGCCGGTATAGTTTTTTCTCTTTTTATAAACGGAATTATAACCATTATAATCGCCCTTAACAGGGACGGAATGGCCAGGCTCATATTTTGGCAGATGGGGAGCTTTGCAAGCC containing:
- a CDS encoding LptF/LptG family permease, producing the protein MKLIQRYLLRLFIPTFVVAMLFFILLLQLGDLFANIVAYLQNGAKFKDIVKVMWLYIPKCIAYSVPLAILFAGSYTMGNLYARNELTSIFSAGISLGRFTLPLLVLGFFFSVGMIFFEDYIVIKYFYEKTKLSKKLLQEEESLDTQDLVILSELGKIVYTADYFNAEAQTLSNAYIIIRDEDGNLSFIIKSSYMVWENDRWRTDDVEVYGFNEKNLVSRLNYIPDDIILSEPPSNFQKNLSSVDEMRISEAQAFIANLKKNGLPYYEALSKYHRRFSFPFTIFIVLFFSISLGGKFKKNILLMSILFSLGIATLFYVTEMVTMLSAKWEYISPLAGAWTPILIFFGLSMYLLKNSRT
- a CDS encoding methylaspartate mutase subunit E; this encodes MRWKNKKIPEGEFMEMREEILQTWPTGKDVDLKESIDYLKKIPPEKNFAIKLEQADKEGITTAQPRAGVPLLDEHINLLKFLQDEGGADFLPSTIDAYTRQNRYEEGEAGIEASKRAGRSLMNGFPVVNWGVGPCRQVLEAVNLPLQARHGTPDARLLSEIIHAGGYTSNEGGGISYNVPYAKAVSIEHSIMCWQYADRLVGFYEENGVHLNREPFGPLTGTLVPPSVAIAVGVIEALLAAEQGVKSITVGYGMCGNMTQDVAAVISLREITKDYMKKFGYKDMCITTVFHQWMGGFPADESRAYGLISLGSTTAALSGATKVIVKTPHEAFGIPTKEANAGGIKATKMVLNLLKGQRYPDSKILAQEIELIKAETKCIMDRVYEIGGGDLVEGTIKAFEAGVIDIPFAPSQYNAGKVMPARDNDGCIRYLMPGNLPFTKDILDFNRSKLEERAKADNRAVDFQMSVDDVYAVSSGVLVGRPAKH
- a CDS encoding methylaspartate ammonia-lyase; amino-acid sequence: MKIVDVVCAEGKTGFYFDDQKAIKMGAGHDGFFYTGKPVTEGFTSIRQAGEAISVMFVLEDGQVAYGDCAAVQYSGAGGRDPLFLAKDFIPVIEKDIKPLFVGKEITNFREMAKTFEEHKVNGKRMHTALRYGISQAILDAVAKARHITMAEVVVDEYKTGCQIKRIPIFTQSGDDRYLNADKMIIKQAEVLPHGLFNNVEEKTGKNGEKLLEYVKWLKTRVETMRTCKDYNPIFHIDVYGTIGDFTNNDVPKMTAYLKTLEEAASPFKLRIEGPMDMGDREKQMQVLAALTKSLDDNGVNVELVADEWCNTLEDIQYFADNRAGHMIQIKTPDLGGINNTIEAILYCKEKGVGAYCGGTCNETNRSAEVIVNCSVAAGAAQQLAKPGMGVDEGYMIINNEMNRIVALANRK
- a CDS encoding ABC transporter substrate-binding protein, coding for MKNVKKIFFVLSLLLAAGTMVFAGGAKESNLPSIDLNADRAGIPIVIPEKVERIISMAPSATEILIDLGLTDKIIAGDTNTQKDGLLKQDIPYFDMMKPDAEKLIALKPDVVFISGMSNAKGNTPFSPLIDAGICVISIPSSSSIEAIYLDIAYIAAVVKQEGMGAKIISNMKKEIEAIRKKGASIAEDKKKKVYFEIGAAPYMYSLGTGTFIHEMIEIIGAKNILADQKSWIAVSDEMVLSKDPDIILTNVSYIPNPIDEIMARPGWGTLKAVKGKQVFAVDNNSSSRPNHNIIKALKEMAKAVYPEIYK
- a CDS encoding iron ABC transporter permease, which translates into the protein MKIQFKLAGFITVCILVLILGIGIGSVFVPPQDIIKIILSKIAQKEILSIQETFIAIVWNVRLPRVLVGFLAGGALAVSGAVMQSILKNPLASSYTMGVSSGAALGAALVILTGFHLPLIPAFTLPLAGTISGLFTVYASVKFAALVDRNFENSTIILAGIVFSLFINGIITIIIALNRDGMARLIFWQMGSFASQNIKNFNVLLPICAGITLILSLFSHEMDLLTFGEEQAGTMGVNTKKIKWSLLFLASSLTGAVISFAGIIGFIDLIAPHLVRKFFGSRHKMVIPMSFCVGGTGMVLCDMIARTILSPQELPVGAITALAGAPFFCYVYFKGRRRA